The Oscillospiraceae bacterium genome contains the following window.
GCGCTCCTCTTTAATAATAGGTATGCGATGTTACTTGCCCAGAACTGCCTTGATGTAGGCGGCCTCACGGGCTGCAATCTGATCCTGATATGCCTTTACGGCTTTGGCGTAGGCGGCCTCACGCTGATCGGCGGAAGCCTGCGCGGCCTTGCCGGCGGCAATTACGGCGGCTACTCTGGCGTCAGCCTGAGCCTGTGCGGCTTTTCCTGCGGCGATAACGGCAAGGCACTCCGCATCGGCTTTTGCCTGTGCGGCCCTGGCGGCCTTCAGGATCGCGGCGCTGTCGGCGTCAGCCTTTGCCTTTGCGTTTTTAGAGTAGGCATCGACAGCGGCCACATAAGCGGCTTCCTTGGCTGCAATCTGCGCCTGATAGGCCTTGACTGCGGCGATGTAATCGCTGTTTGCGTCTGCAAAAAACAGGTACAGCGAATGCGGATACCATGCACAGGGAAATGAGAACGGCTAGCAGTTTTTTCATTGTCAATACCTCCTTGAATTTCATGCTGAATAAAGGTTTTCGGCAGGCTCATCATTACCTTGCCTGTAATTATAGTATAACAAAAACCCGCGCTCGGTGCAATAAAAAACCGTATTGTCATTCCTACGATTCTTTCGGACAAAAATTGTGAAATATGTATAAAAATGTCTGAATTATGGACAAAAGATGCTGCTTTGGCGCATTGCATCGGGAAAAGCCGTGTGTACCGCTGTCGGATCATCGGTGTGCAAAGCCTTCCAAAAGCAGGCTGCAGTCCTGCGGAAGGCGGCAAAAACAGGTGGTTGGCTTTGAAAAAATAAAATTCTCTGTATTGCACGATTTTTTCAAGATTTTTTTGGCAATACTCTTGACAATTCGGTCGGAATACTGTAATATAATCATTGCGTGAGTTGCGGGGAATAGTGCGGCCTAAAGGTCGCAGCAACCGCAAAAAGCGCGTCAATAAGTGAAGAAAGGAGAAAAGAAATGCCTACTTTTAACCAGCTCGTGCGCAAAGGCCGTGAGGTCCTGGTCAAAAAGAGCACTGCACCCGCCCTTCTGAAGAGCTACAACTCCCAGAAAAAGGAGTACACCAACCTGAACAGCCCGCAGAAGCGTGGTGTCTGCACTGCTGTGCGTACCATGACCCCCAAGAAGCCCAACTCTGCTCTGCGTAAAGTTGCCCGTGTCCGCCTGACGAATGGTATCGAGGTCACCTCTTACATTCCCGGTATCGGCCATAACCTGCAGGAGCACAGCGTTGTTCTGATCCGTGGCGGTCGTGTCAAGGATCTGCCCGGTGTCCGTTACCACATCATCCGTGGTACTCTGGATACGCAGGGTGTTGCGAACCGTAATCAGGCCCGCAGCAAATACGGTGCTAAGCGCCCCAAGGCCGGTGCCAAGAAGTAAGGAAACATCTTTTCGCCATAAAATAGGCCAACGCCTTTTTTGTGGCACAACGGGAGTTTCTTAACTTTCGAGTACCGATGATATCATTCTATGTGAAGGAGGGAAGAAAGATGCCCAGAAGAGGTAATGTCGCAAAACGCGAAGTTCTGGCCGATCCTATTTACAATTCCAAGGTTGTCACCCGTCTGGTCAACTACATCATGCTGGATGGCAAGAAAGGTGTTGCTCAGGAGATCGTTTACGATGCATTCAACATCGTGAAGGAGAAGACCGGCAACGACCCGCTCGATATGTTCGAGAAGGCTATGGAGAACATCATGCCTAACCTCGAGTGCAAGACCCGCCGTGTCGGCGGCGCTAACTACCAGGTCCCCCTGGAGGTCAGCCCTGCCCGCCGCGAGACGCTCGGCCTGCGCTGGCTGACCGCTTACAGCCGCGCCCGCGGCGAGAAGACCATGTCTGCTCGTCTGGCCGCTGAGATCATCGACGCCACCAACGGTGTCGGCGGTTCCGTCAAGAAGCGCGAGGATACGCACAAGATGGCCGAGGCCAACAAGGCTTTTGCCCACTATCGTTATTGATAAGCTGTCTGAGGAGGTTTAAGCCATGGCTACGCCGAGAGATGTATCTCTGCAAATGACCCGTAACATCGGTATCATGGCCCACATCGACGCAGGTAAGACCACCACCACCGAGCGCATCCTGTACTACACCGGTATTAACCATAAGATCGGTGAAGTTCATGACGGCGCTGCCACGATGGACTGGATGGAACAGGAGCAGGAGCGTGGTATCACTATCACCTCTGCTGCTACCACCTGCTATTGGAGCCATACCGAGACTCAGCACGATCCGGCTCTCTTCAAGAAGAACCGTCATCGTATCAACATCATCGACACCCCGGGCCACGTTGACTTCACTGTTGAGGTTCAGCGTTCCCTGCGCGTTCTGGACGGCTCTGTTACCGTTCTGGCCGCCAAGGGTGGCGTTGAGCCGCAGTCTGAGACCGTTTGGCGTCAGGCTGACGAGTACAAGGTTCCCCGCATGGTCTACGTCAACAAGATGGATACCATGGGTGCCGATTTCTACCGCTGCGTTCAGATGCTCCATGATCGTCTGCACGCCAACGGTGTGCCCATCCAGCTGCCTGTTGGTCAGGAGGATACTTTCAAGGGTATCATCGACCTGATCGACATGCAGGCTGACATCTACTATGATGACATGGGCAATGATGTCCGCGTTGAGCCTATTCCTGAGGATATGCAGGAGAAGGCTCAGGAGTACCATGACAAGCTGATCGAGGCTGTTGCCGAGACCGACGAAGAGCTCATGATGAAGTACCTGGACGGCGAAGAGCTGACCAAGGAAGAAATCAAGGCGGCTCTGCGTAAGGCTACCATCTCTAACGAGATCGTTCCCGTTGTCTGCGGCTCCTCCTACAAGAACCGCGGCGTTCAGAAGCTGCTGGATGCCATTGTTGACTACATGCCGGCTCCTACCGACGTTGCAGCCATCAAGGGCACCAACCCCGAGACCGGCGAGGAGGAGGATCGTATCTCCTCCGACGACCAGCCGTTCGCAGCTTTGGCCTTCAAGATCATGACTGACCCGTATGTCGGTAAGCTCTGCTTCTTCCGTGTGTACTCCGGTACGCTGGACGCAGGCACTACCGTCTACAACTCTGTCAAGGATAACAACGAGCGTATCGGCCGTATCCTGCAGATGCACGCCAACAACCGTAAGGACATCGACACCGTTTACGCGGGCGATATTGCGGCTGCTGTCGGCCTGAAGAATACCACCACCGGTGACACGCTGTGCGACGAGAAGCACCCCATCATTCTGGAGTCCATGAACTTCCCGGAGCCTGTTATCCGCGTTGCCATCGAGCCCAAGACCAAGGCTGGCTCCGAGAAGATGGGCATTGCTCTGGCAAAGCTCGCTGAGGAGGATCCGACCTTCCGTACCTGGACCGATGAAGAGACCGGTCAGACCATCATCGCCGGCATGGGCGAGCTCCATCTGGAGATTATCGTCGACCGTCTGCTGCGTGAGTTCAAGGTCGAGGCTAATGTTGGCGCTCCGCAGGTTGCTTACCGCGAGACCATTCGCAAGGAAGCCAATCAGGAGACCAAGTACGCCCGCCAGTCCGGCGGTAAGGGCCAGTATGGTCACGTCAAGATCAAGCTGGAGCCCAACCCCGGCAAGGGTTATGAGTTCGTCAACGGTGTCGTTGGCGGCGCTATCCCGAAGGAATATATTCCCGCTGTTGACAACGGTATTCAGGGCGCTATGAAGGCGGGTGTTCTCGCCGGTTATCCCGTCGTGGATGTCAAGGTCACCCTGTGGGATGGTTCTTATCATGAGGTCGACTCCTCTGAAATGGCGTTCTCCATCGCCGGTTCTATGGCATTCAAGGAGGCCATGAAGAAGTGCGATCCCGTCATCATGGAGCCCATCATGAAGGTCAATGTTATCGTGCCTGATGAGTACATGGGCAACGTTATCGGCGACCTGAACAGCCGTCGCGGCCAGATCAACAATCAGGAGTCCGAGGGTGGCACGGCTCGTGTTACTGCTCTGGTTCCTCTGTCCGAGATGTTCGGTTATGCTACCGACCTGCGCTCCAAGACGCAGGGTCGTGGCCAGTACTCCATGGAGCCTGATGAGTATCAGCAGGTTCCCAAGAGCGTTGCCGACAAGATCATGGCCGACCGCGCTCACAAAGCCTGATTTTATAAGTCATACTTTATAAAATAGACTTGCTTTTTCTCTTTAAATTTTGTATGATAGTCTTACGCAAGACTACCAAATGTTTTAATTAAAGGAGGACACTTCCAATGGCTGAAAAGGAAAAATTTGACCGCTCTTTGGAGCATGTCAACATTGGTACCATCGGTCACGTTGACCACGGCAAGACCACTCTGACCGCTGCCATCACCAAGACTCTGGCTCTGAAGGGCGATGCCGACTTCATGGATTACTCCAGCATCGACAAGGCTCCCGAGGAGAAGGCTCGTGGCATCACGATCAACACTGCTCACGTTGAGTACCACACCGAGAAGCGTCACTACGCCCACGTTGACTGCCCGGGCCATGCTGACTACATCAAGAACATGATCACCGGTGCTGCTCAGATGGACGGCGCTATTCTGGTCGTCGCTGCTACCGATGGTCCCATGCCCCAGACCCGTGAGCACATCCTGCTCGCCCGTCAGGTCGGCGTGCCCAAGATCGTTGTCTTCATGAACAAGTGCGACATGGTTGACGATGAGGAGCTGCTGGATCTGGTTGAGATGGAGATCCGTGAGCTGCTGAACGAGTATGACTTCGATGGCGACAACACCCCCATCATCCGTGGTTCTGCTCTGAAGGCTCTGGAGAGCACCAGCACCGATCCCAACGCCCCCGAGTACAAGTGCATTTGGGAGCTGATGGATGCTGTTGATACCTACATCCCCACTCCTGACCGTGCTGCTGACAAGCCCTTCCTGATGCCCGTTGAGGACGTTATGACCATCTCCGGCCGTGGCACCGTTGCTACCGGTCGTGTCGAGCGTGGCACTGCTCACGTTGGCGATCAGATGGAGATCGTTGGTATCAAGGAAGAGAAGATGACCACCACCATCACCGGTCTGGAGATGTTCCGCAAGAGCCTCGAGTTCGCTCAGGCTGGCGACAACATCGGTGCCCTGCTGCGTGGCGTTGACCGTGACCAGATCGAGCGCGGCCAGTGCCTGTGCAAGCCCGGTTCTGTTCATCCCCACACCACCTTCGACGGTCACGTTTACGTCCTGAAGAAGGAAGAGGGCGGCCGTCATACCCCGTTCTTCAACAACTATCGTCCTCAGTTCTACTTCCGTACCACCGATGTTACCGGCATCATCACCCTGCCCGAGGGCACTGAGATGTGCATGCCCGGCGACAACGTTGATATGCACGTTGAGCTGATCACCCCCGTTGCCATGGAGGAGGGCCTGCGTTTCGCTATCCGCGAGGGCGGCCACACCGTTGGTTCCGGCGTTGTTTCCAAGATCGAGAAGTAATTTCTTGCTCTGAAAAGCAATACTATGGGCGCTGTCCGCAAGGGCAGCGCCCATTTTTTGTACCCATCAGCCTGCCGCAGGAACCGCCGTAACAGGCAGCAGGAAAAAACAAAGAAGCCATACGGAGCAGGTGAGTATGCCTGTTCCGTATGGCTTTTATTGTTGGTGCTTATACAAGCCCGAATTCGGCCCGCAAACGCGCCAGCATTGCACGCTGGGCATCCGCCTCGGCAATGCTATCTACGCTGCCAAAGGCGCGCGCAGGGGCGCTGCCGGGGCCTGTGGAGCCGTATTCGCCGAAGCGTGCGGTCTTTTCGTTCTCGGGGTCATGCCAGTTGTCCCAGCCGCCGGCGCAGACTTCCTCGCTCAGGGAGCAGTCCAGCCAGTAGCAGGCCGCGTCAGCGCGCCACGGGCGGCCCAGATAGACGCTGCCGGGGGCGCAGTTGCCCGCTACGGTGCAGTCTACAAAGAGGTAGCCGGGCTTGCCAGCGGGGGTGCTGGGGGCCGTGATGTAGCAGATGCCGGTCTTGTGGTGCCACGGCTCAATGCGGCAGCTGTCAAACACAGCATTGGCCCCGCCAAAGATAAAATCAATGTTGCCGCGGATCGTGCAGCGGCGGTAATACTGGGTCGTGTCCAACCGGGGGGCATTCTCGCGCGGGCCGCGGAAGCCATTCTTCTCACGCTCCTGCAGGGGCAGGGGAGCGGTGAAAAGGGTGTCCTGATTGCCGTAGAGGTTTACATCCTCCATCAGCACACGGCTGGCATCAGCATAGGCGGCAAGCGCCTGACCGGCCTTTGCACCGTCACCGGCGTTATTCTGGATGGTCAGGTTGCGCACGACCGCCTTGCCGCCGCCCAGAAACAGCGTTTCGCTGCGGAAGGTGCCGGTCTTGGCCTCGCCCGGCCATGGGTCACGGCCGCCGACAGAGGCGGTGATAACGGTGGCATTGCGGTACTCGCCCTCAATGATATAGTCAGCCAGCTCGATGAAGGGCCGCTCCTCATAGATGCCGTGCTTGATGTAGAAGCGCACCGGCAGCTCCGGCGTTTCGGCGCAGGCCGCCACGGCTTCCGTCAGGGTGCGGTAATCGCCGCGGCCGCTCTCGTCCACGACCAGTGTTTTTCTTTCGTGTTCAGCCATCAGAAAAATCCTTTCATAAAAGCGATGTCACTGGCCGCACGCGCCGGCACAGCCTCCTCGCGCAGCACCGGAAGAGCGGCTGGGGCAGCTGGCGCAGCATGGCAAACGCCCCGGCATAGTCGGTGCGGCTCTCCTCTAAGCTGGTGTGCAGCAGGCTGCCGTCCGGCGCAAACGCTTGCCCTTTGAAATGGACAGCCACGATCTGATCCCCCAGCAGTGCGCCCATATCGTACCAGATGCGGTCCTGTGCGTCTACATTCTCAGCAGATACAAGGTTGCTCATGTCAAAGATGACCTTCAGATTCGGGCTGCGCATCGTGGTCCAGAATGTGGCGCGTGGCTGCGGCGGAGTTCATGCTGTGATAGGTCACAGGCTCGATGCTACGGTAACGCCGAGCGTCTCGGCAGCGGGCAAAATCTCTGCCAGACTGCGGCAGAGAAGCTCCTGCGCCTGCGCACGGGTCGTCCCGGCAGGCTGCTTGGACATGGCGGTGGTTTCGGTGCCGATGCACCCGGCCCCCAGCGCCTTGCATACAGCCAGCTGGCTCTTGAAATCGGCTACATTGCAAAGGCGGCTCTCATCATTTATGGCCAGCTCGACATAGGTGCCCAGCACGGCGACCTGAATACGGTGTGCTTTTTCGGCTGCAACCGTCTCGGCCACCAGCGCATCCGTCACATCGGCGTAGCTCTTTACAGAGGGGACGCATTTTTATATGCAAGCTGCACAGCCGCAAAGCCATCGGCAGAGACCTGCCCGAACAGCTCCTCCGGCGTGCCCTTGCCATAGTCGTGCAGGCGGGCGCCTACAATAAAATTCGGCATGGTGCAGCCTCCTTACTTCTTGCGCGCGGCGAGGATCTCGGTGTAGGCCAGCAGCAGGGGACCGACACCTTTGGCGTCGTTCTCAACGACCGGCTCGCTGAAATAGTAGGCAAGGCTGCCGTCGCGGCGGTAGCGCCGCCAAGCCCGGCCACCAGACAGATGCCGCCAAGCTGCAGGGCACCGTCTGCGCCCCACGCCGAGATGACGGTCGCAGGTGCCGTAGAAGGCCTTCTCGCCGTAGGCGGCGTACCGCTTGGGCAGGTAGCCAAGGCGCACACCCCTTCAGCACGGCGTAGGCGAACAGCGCACTGCCGGAGGTCTCCAGATAGTTGCCCTCCACACCGGCCTTGTCGATGACCTGCCAGAACATGCCGCTCTCGGCATCCTGGAACGCGATCATTGCGTCCACAGCGTCCTTGAGCATCGACATGATTGCGCGGTACTCATAATAGAGCATATCGTCCATGCGCTCGAGCACATCGACCATCGCAACAAGGAACCAGCCCATGGCACGCAGCCAGAAGTTGGCGCTGCAGCCGGTCACGGGGTCGGCCCAGTACATCTCGCGGCTCTCGTCATAGCCGTGGTAGTACAGGCCGGTTTTGGGGTCCTTCATGTGCTTCTGGATATTCATGAACTGTTTGTAGCTGTCAATGCAGCCGTGCATCCCGTTGCAGCGTGTTTCATACTCCATGTAGAAGGGCTGGGCCATGTAGGTGCCGTCCAGCCAGACCTGATTCGGGTAGATTTTTTTGTGCCAGAAGTTGCCCTCCTTGGTGCGGGGCTGGGTCTCCAGCTGGCTGCGGATCGTCTCGATGGCATCGCGGTAGTGCTGCTCGCCGGTCAGGTCATAGAGGGTGAACAGGTTCTTGCCCTGATTCACATTGTCAAGGTTGTACTCCTGCGGGTCATAGGTCTCAATGACGCCGTGATCCTTGACAAAATAATCGAGAAAATTGCGGGAGAAGGCCAGAAACTTCTCGTCCCCGGTCGTCTGGTAGAGGCTCAGACAGGCGGTGATCATGCAGCCGTCGATGTAATTCCATTTGTTCGGCTTGCCGCTGCGCACCTTTTCAATGTTCCAGAGCGGTGCTTCGGCGGTGGAGCCGGCAATCAGGTAATCTACATAGTGGCCCAGTGTGGTCAGAATCTCGTCATGGGTCATGGTTCAGTCCTCCTCATAGCGGTCAACATGGGTCAGCTGCAGGCGCTCGCCCTCGTAACCGGTAATTTCTACATTGTGCAGTGCGATCTTGCGCACATTCTCGGCGTGGATGCCTACCTTGCAGCTGGCGCCTGCGCCGCACATCATGGCTGCCTGCCCGGGGCGCGCATCGGGTGCAAAGCTGATCTTCACATCCCGCATTGTCACGCCCTCGATGGGCTGCTCCGGCAGACCGCTGAACCAGCAGCCCGCATACTGGGCATCGGTGGCTACGATATGCTCCATCTCCAGCTTGCCGAGGGTCGGGGTCGTATCGTCCACGGGCTGAGGCTCATGCGTCTGTACATAGTCGGTGCGGCCGTCCGGGTCGCAGAA
Protein-coding sequences here:
- a CDS encoding TIM barrel protein, whose translation is MTDALVAETVAAEKAHRIQVAVLGTYVELAINDESRLCNVADFKSQLAVCKALGAGCIGTETTAMSKQPAGTTRAQAQELLCRSLAEILPAAETLGVTVASSL
- a CDS encoding pectinesterase family protein; amino-acid sequence: MAEHERKTLVVDESGRGDYRTLTEAVAACAETPELPVRFYIKHGIYEERPFIELADYIIEGEYRNATVITASVGGRDPWPGEAKTGTFRSETLFLGGGKAVVRNLTIQNNAGDGAKAGQALAAYADASRVLMEDVNLYGNQDTLFTAPLPLQEREKNGFRGPRENAPRLDTTQYYRRCTIRGNIDFIFGGANAVFDSCRIEPWHHKTGICYITAPSTPAGKPGYLFVDCTVAGNCAPGSVYLGRPWRADAACYWLDCSLSEEVCAGGWDNWHDPENEKTARFGEYGSTGPGSAPARAFGSVDSIAEADAQRAMLARLRAEFGLV
- a CDS encoding sugar phosphate isomerase/epimerase encodes the protein MRSPNLKVIFDMSNLVSAENVDAQDRIWYDMGALLGDQIVAVHFKGQAFAPDGSLLHTSLEESRTDYAGAFAMLRQLPQPLFRCCARRLCRRVRPVTSLL
- the fusA gene encoding elongation factor G, with protein sequence MTRNIGIMAHIDAGKTTTTERILYYTGINHKIGEVHDGAATMDWMEQEQERGITITSAATTCYWSHTETQHDPALFKKNRHRINIIDTPGHVDFTVEVQRSLRVLDGSVTVLAAKGGVEPQSETVWRQADEYKVPRMVYVNKMDTMGADFYRCVQMLHDRLHANGVPIQLPVGQEDTFKGIIDLIDMQADIYYDDMGNDVRVEPIPEDMQEKAQEYHDKLIEAVAETDEELMMKYLDGEELTKEEIKAALRKATISNEIVPVVCGSSYKNRGVQKLLDAIVDYMPAPTDVAAIKGTNPETGEEEDRISSDDQPFAALAFKIMTDPYVGKLCFFRVYSGTLDAGTTVYNSVKDNNERIGRILQMHANNRKDIDTVYAGDIAAAVGLKNTTTGDTLCDEKHPIILESMNFPEPVIRVAIEPKTKAGSEKMGIALAKLAEEDPTFRTWTDEETGQTIIAGMGELHLEIIVDRLLREFKVEANVGAPQVAYRETIRKEANQETKYARQSGGKGQYGHVKIKLEPNPGKGYEFVNGVVGGAIPKEYIPAVDNGIQGAMKAGVLAGYPVVDVKVTLWDGSYHEVDSSEMAFSIAGSMAFKEAMKKCDPVIMEPIMKVNVIVPDEYMGNVIGDLNSRRGQINNQESEGGTARVTALVPLSEMFGYATDLRSKTQGRGQYSMEPDEYQQVPKSVADKIMADRAHKA
- the tuf gene encoding elongation factor Tu; this encodes MAEKEKFDRSLEHVNIGTIGHVDHGKTTLTAAITKTLALKGDADFMDYSSIDKAPEEKARGITINTAHVEYHTEKRHYAHVDCPGHADYIKNMITGAAQMDGAILVVAATDGPMPQTREHILLARQVGVPKIVVFMNKCDMVDDEELLDLVEMEIRELLNEYDFDGDNTPIIRGSALKALESTSTDPNAPEYKCIWELMDAVDTYIPTPDRAADKPFLMPVEDVMTISGRGTVATGRVERGTAHVGDQMEIVGIKEEKMTTTITGLEMFRKSLEFAQAGDNIGALLRGVDRDQIERGQCLCKPGSVHPHTTFDGHVYVLKKEEGGRHTPFFNNYRPQFYFRTTDVTGIITLPEGTEMCMPGDNVDMHVELITPVAMEEGLRFAIREGGHTVGSGVVSKIEK
- the rpsL gene encoding 30S ribosomal protein S12, giving the protein MPTFNQLVRKGREVLVKKSTAPALLKSYNSQKKEYTNLNSPQKRGVCTAVRTMTPKKPNSALRKVARVRLTNGIEVTSYIPGIGHNLQEHSVVLIRGGRVKDLPGVRYHIIRGTLDTQGVANRNQARSKYGAKRPKAGAKK
- the rpsG gene encoding 30S ribosomal protein S7, which gives rise to MPRRGNVAKREVLADPIYNSKVVTRLVNYIMLDGKKGVAQEIVYDAFNIVKEKTGNDPLDMFEKAMENIMPNLECKTRRVGGANYQVPLEVSPARRETLGLRWLTAYSRARGEKTMSARLAAEIIDATNGVGGSVKKREDTHKMAEANKAFAHYRY